Proteins co-encoded in one Centroberyx gerrardi isolate f3 chromosome 18, fCenGer3.hap1.cur.20231027, whole genome shotgun sequence genomic window:
- the cep43 gene encoding centrosomal protein 43 isoform X1 — MSAAEDDTELRDLLIQNLENNGVLNKLKAEMRAAVFLAMDEQDKVENKTPLVNENLKKCLSTREGHLVASLIIDFLQVFSLDFTLAVFQPEINSLNGLDSRDQVCRELGFSETEVNRNSPLLLELARRGRHKDKSAILSEQGDKPAHIPKELSPKQTADARKKFDSYDRDRSGSVGQQDLKSVFADLFPSFSKNMLERFISDELRAADKSFSKTVDFQEFLGLYQRLFAQCRSVVVQDSAELSHPPSRFTEEKIATSLASKIPRYKGHKQRGQEQRAAKGMELNRSDSSVNSLGKGDFPLGSRHSEASGDSRNSSTGLKRVLDLELEVEEDPDEGDSFFDDPLPKPQKTYGCTSPLGDKDTSVRTNSQKDLSVLASDSEGEQDDPLSEHSHKQSHGPRKTEASGARESPAGSLSEPDVPRPGGAGSTSEPSRSRNGNSNSREKGVRDLKAMNDKTGSLLLDDDVEYDDDFNSHRSDLSKSELSIGEEIEEVSIEGPDNSEKFDESTQDLSVSQLSQSHGADYMEEVA, encoded by the exons atgtCTGCCGCGGAGGACGACACCGAGCTGCGGGATCTGCTGATCCAGAACCTGGAGAACAACGGAGTGCTGAACAAACTGAAG GCAGAGATGCGAGCTGCGGTGTTTCTGGCGATGGATGAGCAGGACAAGGTGGAG AACAAAACTCCGCTCGTCAATGAAAACCTGAAGAAATGCCTCAGTACCAGAGAAG GCCATCTGGTCGCCAGTCTGATCATCGACTTCCTGCAGGTCTTCAGTCTGGACTTCACGCTCGCCGTCTTCCAGCCGGAGATCAACTCA ctGAACGGTCTGGACAGCAGGGACCAGGTCTGCAGAGAGCTGGGCTTCTCCGAGACCGAGGTGAACAGgaactctcctctgctgctggagctggccAGGAGAGGAAGACACAAGGACAAGTCGGCCATCTTGAGCGAG CAGGGAGACAAGCCTGCACATATTCCCaag GAACTTTCCCCAAAACAGACCGCAGACGCCAGGAAGAAGTTTGATTCTTACGACAGG GACAGAAGCGGCTCGGTTGGACAACAAGACCTGAAATCTGTCTTCGCAGATCTGTTCCCCAGTTTTAGCAA GAACATGCTGGAGAGGTTCATCAGTGATGAGCTCAGAGCTGCAGACAaatccttcagtaaaa CGGTGGACTTCCAGGAGTTTCTGGGGTTGTATCAGCGTCTCTTCGCTCAGTGCAGAAGCGTG GTGGTTCAGGACTCTGCTGAGCTCAGCCATCCTCCCAGCCGCTTCACGGAGGAGAAGATCGCCACATCGCTCGCCAGTAAG ATCCCCAGGTATAAAGGCCATaagcagagaggacaggaaCAGAGAGCTGCCAAG GGCATGGAGTTGAACCGCAGCGACAGCAGTGTAAACTCTCTGGGTAAAGGAGACTTCCCGCTGGGATCCAGGCACAGCGAGGCATCTGGAGACAGCAGAAATTCGTCCACCGGCCTGAAGAGGGTGCTGGACctggagctggaggtggaggaagaccCGGACGAAGGAGATTCCTTCTTCGACGACCCCCTGCCCAAACCACAGAAGACCTACGGCTG TACTTCTCCCTTGGGAGACAAGGATACATCCGTGAGAACAAACAGTCAGAAAGA tctgtctgtcctggCCAGTGACTCAGAGGGCGAGCAAGACGATCCTCTCTCTGAACACAGTCACAAACAGAGCCATGGGCCCAG GAAGACGGAGGCGTCCGGGGCCAGAGAGAGTCCGGCAGGGTCCCTGTCAGAGCCGGACGTCCCGAGGCCCGGAGGGGCCGGCAGCACCTCCGAGCCCAGCCGCAGCCGCAACG GAAACTCAAACTCCAGAGAGAAGGGAGTCAGAGACTTGAAGGCGATGAACGATAAAACTGGATCTCTGCTTTTGG ATGATGATGTTGAATATGACGATGACTTTAACAG TCATCGGTCGGATCTCTCCAAGAGCGAGCTGAGTATCGGGGAGGAGATCGAGGAGGTTTCCATCGAGGGACCGGACAACAGCGAGAAG tttgaTGAAAGCACCCAGGACCTGAGCGTCTCTCAGCTCAGTCAGAGTCACGGAGCCGACTACATGGAGGAGGTGGCCTGA
- the cep43 gene encoding centrosomal protein 43 isoform X3, with protein MSAAEDDTELRDLLIQNLENNGVLNKLKAEMRAAVFLAMDEQDKVENKTPLVNENLKKCLSTREGHLVASLIIDFLQVFSLDFTLAVFQPEINSLNGLDSRDQVCRELGFSETEVNRNSPLLLELARRGRHKDKSAILSEQGDKPAHIPKELSPKQTADARKKFDSYDRDRSGSVGQQDLKSVFADLFPSFSKNMLERFISDELRAADKSFSKTVDFQEFLGLYQRLFAQCRSVVVQDSAELSHPPSRFTEEKIATSLASKGMELNRSDSSVNSLGKGDFPLGSRHSEASGDSRNSSTGLKRVLDLELEVEEDPDEGDSFFDDPLPKPQKTYGCTSPLGDKDTSVRTNSQKDLSVLASDSEGEQDDPLSEHSHKQSHGPRKTEASGARESPAGSLSEPDVPRPGGAGSTSEPSRSRNGNSNSREKGVRDLKAMNDKTGSLLLDDDVEYDDDFNSHRSDLSKSELSIGEEIEEVSIEGPDNSEKFDESTQDLSVSQLSQSHGADYMEEVA; from the exons atgtCTGCCGCGGAGGACGACACCGAGCTGCGGGATCTGCTGATCCAGAACCTGGAGAACAACGGAGTGCTGAACAAACTGAAG GCAGAGATGCGAGCTGCGGTGTTTCTGGCGATGGATGAGCAGGACAAGGTGGAG AACAAAACTCCGCTCGTCAATGAAAACCTGAAGAAATGCCTCAGTACCAGAGAAG GCCATCTGGTCGCCAGTCTGATCATCGACTTCCTGCAGGTCTTCAGTCTGGACTTCACGCTCGCCGTCTTCCAGCCGGAGATCAACTCA ctGAACGGTCTGGACAGCAGGGACCAGGTCTGCAGAGAGCTGGGCTTCTCCGAGACCGAGGTGAACAGgaactctcctctgctgctggagctggccAGGAGAGGAAGACACAAGGACAAGTCGGCCATCTTGAGCGAG CAGGGAGACAAGCCTGCACATATTCCCaag GAACTTTCCCCAAAACAGACCGCAGACGCCAGGAAGAAGTTTGATTCTTACGACAGG GACAGAAGCGGCTCGGTTGGACAACAAGACCTGAAATCTGTCTTCGCAGATCTGTTCCCCAGTTTTAGCAA GAACATGCTGGAGAGGTTCATCAGTGATGAGCTCAGAGCTGCAGACAaatccttcagtaaaa CGGTGGACTTCCAGGAGTTTCTGGGGTTGTATCAGCGTCTCTTCGCTCAGTGCAGAAGCGTG GTGGTTCAGGACTCTGCTGAGCTCAGCCATCCTCCCAGCCGCTTCACGGAGGAGAAGATCGCCACATCGCTCGCCAGTAAG GGCATGGAGTTGAACCGCAGCGACAGCAGTGTAAACTCTCTGGGTAAAGGAGACTTCCCGCTGGGATCCAGGCACAGCGAGGCATCTGGAGACAGCAGAAATTCGTCCACCGGCCTGAAGAGGGTGCTGGACctggagctggaggtggaggaagaccCGGACGAAGGAGATTCCTTCTTCGACGACCCCCTGCCCAAACCACAGAAGACCTACGGCTG TACTTCTCCCTTGGGAGACAAGGATACATCCGTGAGAACAAACAGTCAGAAAGA tctgtctgtcctggCCAGTGACTCAGAGGGCGAGCAAGACGATCCTCTCTCTGAACACAGTCACAAACAGAGCCATGGGCCCAG GAAGACGGAGGCGTCCGGGGCCAGAGAGAGTCCGGCAGGGTCCCTGTCAGAGCCGGACGTCCCGAGGCCCGGAGGGGCCGGCAGCACCTCCGAGCCCAGCCGCAGCCGCAACG GAAACTCAAACTCCAGAGAGAAGGGAGTCAGAGACTTGAAGGCGATGAACGATAAAACTGGATCTCTGCTTTTGG ATGATGATGTTGAATATGACGATGACTTTAACAG TCATCGGTCGGATCTCTCCAAGAGCGAGCTGAGTATCGGGGAGGAGATCGAGGAGGTTTCCATCGAGGGACCGGACAACAGCGAGAAG tttgaTGAAAGCACCCAGGACCTGAGCGTCTCTCAGCTCAGTCAGAGTCACGGAGCCGACTACATGGAGGAGGTGGCCTGA
- the cep43 gene encoding centrosomal protein 43 isoform X2, giving the protein MSAAEDDTELRDLLIQNLENNGVLNKLKAEMRAAVFLAMDEQDKVENKTPLVNENLKKCLSTREGHLVASLIIDFLQVFSLDFTLAVFQPEINSLNGLDSRDQVCRELGFSETEVNRNSPLLLELARRGRHKDKSAILSEGDKPAHIPKELSPKQTADARKKFDSYDRDRSGSVGQQDLKSVFADLFPSFSKNMLERFISDELRAADKSFSKTVDFQEFLGLYQRLFAQCRSVVVQDSAELSHPPSRFTEEKIATSLASKIPRYKGHKQRGQEQRAAKGMELNRSDSSVNSLGKGDFPLGSRHSEASGDSRNSSTGLKRVLDLELEVEEDPDEGDSFFDDPLPKPQKTYGCTSPLGDKDTSVRTNSQKDLSVLASDSEGEQDDPLSEHSHKQSHGPRKTEASGARESPAGSLSEPDVPRPGGAGSTSEPSRSRNGNSNSREKGVRDLKAMNDKTGSLLLDDDVEYDDDFNSHRSDLSKSELSIGEEIEEVSIEGPDNSEKFDESTQDLSVSQLSQSHGADYMEEVA; this is encoded by the exons atgtCTGCCGCGGAGGACGACACCGAGCTGCGGGATCTGCTGATCCAGAACCTGGAGAACAACGGAGTGCTGAACAAACTGAAG GCAGAGATGCGAGCTGCGGTGTTTCTGGCGATGGATGAGCAGGACAAGGTGGAG AACAAAACTCCGCTCGTCAATGAAAACCTGAAGAAATGCCTCAGTACCAGAGAAG GCCATCTGGTCGCCAGTCTGATCATCGACTTCCTGCAGGTCTTCAGTCTGGACTTCACGCTCGCCGTCTTCCAGCCGGAGATCAACTCA ctGAACGGTCTGGACAGCAGGGACCAGGTCTGCAGAGAGCTGGGCTTCTCCGAGACCGAGGTGAACAGgaactctcctctgctgctggagctggccAGGAGAGGAAGACACAAGGACAAGTCGGCCATCTTGAGCGAG GGAGACAAGCCTGCACATATTCCCaag GAACTTTCCCCAAAACAGACCGCAGACGCCAGGAAGAAGTTTGATTCTTACGACAGG GACAGAAGCGGCTCGGTTGGACAACAAGACCTGAAATCTGTCTTCGCAGATCTGTTCCCCAGTTTTAGCAA GAACATGCTGGAGAGGTTCATCAGTGATGAGCTCAGAGCTGCAGACAaatccttcagtaaaa CGGTGGACTTCCAGGAGTTTCTGGGGTTGTATCAGCGTCTCTTCGCTCAGTGCAGAAGCGTG GTGGTTCAGGACTCTGCTGAGCTCAGCCATCCTCCCAGCCGCTTCACGGAGGAGAAGATCGCCACATCGCTCGCCAGTAAG ATCCCCAGGTATAAAGGCCATaagcagagaggacaggaaCAGAGAGCTGCCAAG GGCATGGAGTTGAACCGCAGCGACAGCAGTGTAAACTCTCTGGGTAAAGGAGACTTCCCGCTGGGATCCAGGCACAGCGAGGCATCTGGAGACAGCAGAAATTCGTCCACCGGCCTGAAGAGGGTGCTGGACctggagctggaggtggaggaagaccCGGACGAAGGAGATTCCTTCTTCGACGACCCCCTGCCCAAACCACAGAAGACCTACGGCTG TACTTCTCCCTTGGGAGACAAGGATACATCCGTGAGAACAAACAGTCAGAAAGA tctgtctgtcctggCCAGTGACTCAGAGGGCGAGCAAGACGATCCTCTCTCTGAACACAGTCACAAACAGAGCCATGGGCCCAG GAAGACGGAGGCGTCCGGGGCCAGAGAGAGTCCGGCAGGGTCCCTGTCAGAGCCGGACGTCCCGAGGCCCGGAGGGGCCGGCAGCACCTCCGAGCCCAGCCGCAGCCGCAACG GAAACTCAAACTCCAGAGAGAAGGGAGTCAGAGACTTGAAGGCGATGAACGATAAAACTGGATCTCTGCTTTTGG ATGATGATGTTGAATATGACGATGACTTTAACAG TCATCGGTCGGATCTCTCCAAGAGCGAGCTGAGTATCGGGGAGGAGATCGAGGAGGTTTCCATCGAGGGACCGGACAACAGCGAGAAG tttgaTGAAAGCACCCAGGACCTGAGCGTCTCTCAGCTCAGTCAGAGTCACGGAGCCGACTACATGGAGGAGGTGGCCTGA
- the cep43 gene encoding centrosomal protein 43 isoform X6 has product MSAAEDDTELRDLLIQNLENNGVLNKLKAEMRAAVFLAMDEQDKVENKTPLVNENLKKCLSTREGHLVASLIIDFLQVFSLDFTLAVFQPEINSLNGLDSRDQVCRELGFSETEVNRNSPLLLELARRGRHKDKSAILSEQGDKPAHIPKELSPKQTADARKKFDSYDRDRSGSVGQQDLKSVFADLFPSFSKNMLERFISDELRAADKSFSKTVDFQEFLGLYQRLFAQCRSVVVQDSAELSHPPSRFTEEKIATSLASKIPRYKGHKQRGQEQRAAKGMELNRSDSSVNSLGKGDFPLGSRHSEASGDSRNSSTGLKRVLDLELEVEEDPDEGDSFFDDPLPKPQKTYGWKTEASGARESPAGSLSEPDVPRPGGAGSTSEPSRSRNGNSNSREKGVRDLKAMNDKTGSLLLDDDVEYDDDFNSHRSDLSKSELSIGEEIEEVSIEGPDNSEKFDESTQDLSVSQLSQSHGADYMEEVA; this is encoded by the exons atgtCTGCCGCGGAGGACGACACCGAGCTGCGGGATCTGCTGATCCAGAACCTGGAGAACAACGGAGTGCTGAACAAACTGAAG GCAGAGATGCGAGCTGCGGTGTTTCTGGCGATGGATGAGCAGGACAAGGTGGAG AACAAAACTCCGCTCGTCAATGAAAACCTGAAGAAATGCCTCAGTACCAGAGAAG GCCATCTGGTCGCCAGTCTGATCATCGACTTCCTGCAGGTCTTCAGTCTGGACTTCACGCTCGCCGTCTTCCAGCCGGAGATCAACTCA ctGAACGGTCTGGACAGCAGGGACCAGGTCTGCAGAGAGCTGGGCTTCTCCGAGACCGAGGTGAACAGgaactctcctctgctgctggagctggccAGGAGAGGAAGACACAAGGACAAGTCGGCCATCTTGAGCGAG CAGGGAGACAAGCCTGCACATATTCCCaag GAACTTTCCCCAAAACAGACCGCAGACGCCAGGAAGAAGTTTGATTCTTACGACAGG GACAGAAGCGGCTCGGTTGGACAACAAGACCTGAAATCTGTCTTCGCAGATCTGTTCCCCAGTTTTAGCAA GAACATGCTGGAGAGGTTCATCAGTGATGAGCTCAGAGCTGCAGACAaatccttcagtaaaa CGGTGGACTTCCAGGAGTTTCTGGGGTTGTATCAGCGTCTCTTCGCTCAGTGCAGAAGCGTG GTGGTTCAGGACTCTGCTGAGCTCAGCCATCCTCCCAGCCGCTTCACGGAGGAGAAGATCGCCACATCGCTCGCCAGTAAG ATCCCCAGGTATAAAGGCCATaagcagagaggacaggaaCAGAGAGCTGCCAAG GGCATGGAGTTGAACCGCAGCGACAGCAGTGTAAACTCTCTGGGTAAAGGAGACTTCCCGCTGGGATCCAGGCACAGCGAGGCATCTGGAGACAGCAGAAATTCGTCCACCGGCCTGAAGAGGGTGCTGGACctggagctggaggtggaggaagaccCGGACGAAGGAGATTCCTTCTTCGACGACCCCCTGCCCAAACCACAGAAGACCTACGGCTG GAAGACGGAGGCGTCCGGGGCCAGAGAGAGTCCGGCAGGGTCCCTGTCAGAGCCGGACGTCCCGAGGCCCGGAGGGGCCGGCAGCACCTCCGAGCCCAGCCGCAGCCGCAACG GAAACTCAAACTCCAGAGAGAAGGGAGTCAGAGACTTGAAGGCGATGAACGATAAAACTGGATCTCTGCTTTTGG ATGATGATGTTGAATATGACGATGACTTTAACAG TCATCGGTCGGATCTCTCCAAGAGCGAGCTGAGTATCGGGGAGGAGATCGAGGAGGTTTCCATCGAGGGACCGGACAACAGCGAGAAG tttgaTGAAAGCACCCAGGACCTGAGCGTCTCTCAGCTCAGTCAGAGTCACGGAGCCGACTACATGGAGGAGGTGGCCTGA
- the cep43 gene encoding centrosomal protein 43 isoform X4 produces MSAAEDDTELRDLLIQNLENNGVLNKLKAEMRAAVFLAMDEQDKVENKTPLVNENLKKCLSTREGHLVASLIIDFLQVFSLDFTLAVFQPEINSLNGLDSRDQVCRELGFSETEVNRNSPLLLELARRGRHKDKSAILSEQGDKPAHIPKELSPKQTADARKKFDSYDRDRSGSVGQQDLKSVFADLFPSFSKNMLERFISDELRAADKSFSKTVDFQEFLGLYQRLFAQCRSVVVQDSAELSHPPSRFTEEKIATSLASKIPRYKGHKQRGQEQRAAKGMELNRSDSSVNSLGKGDFPLGSRHSEASGDSRNSSTGLKRVLDLELEVEEDPDEGDSFFDDPLPKPQKTYGCLSVLASDSEGEQDDPLSEHSHKQSHGPRKTEASGARESPAGSLSEPDVPRPGGAGSTSEPSRSRNGNSNSREKGVRDLKAMNDKTGSLLLDDDVEYDDDFNSHRSDLSKSELSIGEEIEEVSIEGPDNSEKFDESTQDLSVSQLSQSHGADYMEEVA; encoded by the exons atgtCTGCCGCGGAGGACGACACCGAGCTGCGGGATCTGCTGATCCAGAACCTGGAGAACAACGGAGTGCTGAACAAACTGAAG GCAGAGATGCGAGCTGCGGTGTTTCTGGCGATGGATGAGCAGGACAAGGTGGAG AACAAAACTCCGCTCGTCAATGAAAACCTGAAGAAATGCCTCAGTACCAGAGAAG GCCATCTGGTCGCCAGTCTGATCATCGACTTCCTGCAGGTCTTCAGTCTGGACTTCACGCTCGCCGTCTTCCAGCCGGAGATCAACTCA ctGAACGGTCTGGACAGCAGGGACCAGGTCTGCAGAGAGCTGGGCTTCTCCGAGACCGAGGTGAACAGgaactctcctctgctgctggagctggccAGGAGAGGAAGACACAAGGACAAGTCGGCCATCTTGAGCGAG CAGGGAGACAAGCCTGCACATATTCCCaag GAACTTTCCCCAAAACAGACCGCAGACGCCAGGAAGAAGTTTGATTCTTACGACAGG GACAGAAGCGGCTCGGTTGGACAACAAGACCTGAAATCTGTCTTCGCAGATCTGTTCCCCAGTTTTAGCAA GAACATGCTGGAGAGGTTCATCAGTGATGAGCTCAGAGCTGCAGACAaatccttcagtaaaa CGGTGGACTTCCAGGAGTTTCTGGGGTTGTATCAGCGTCTCTTCGCTCAGTGCAGAAGCGTG GTGGTTCAGGACTCTGCTGAGCTCAGCCATCCTCCCAGCCGCTTCACGGAGGAGAAGATCGCCACATCGCTCGCCAGTAAG ATCCCCAGGTATAAAGGCCATaagcagagaggacaggaaCAGAGAGCTGCCAAG GGCATGGAGTTGAACCGCAGCGACAGCAGTGTAAACTCTCTGGGTAAAGGAGACTTCCCGCTGGGATCCAGGCACAGCGAGGCATCTGGAGACAGCAGAAATTCGTCCACCGGCCTGAAGAGGGTGCTGGACctggagctggaggtggaggaagaccCGGACGAAGGAGATTCCTTCTTCGACGACCCCCTGCCCAAACCACAGAAGACCTACGGCTG tctgtctgtcctggCCAGTGACTCAGAGGGCGAGCAAGACGATCCTCTCTCTGAACACAGTCACAAACAGAGCCATGGGCCCAG GAAGACGGAGGCGTCCGGGGCCAGAGAGAGTCCGGCAGGGTCCCTGTCAGAGCCGGACGTCCCGAGGCCCGGAGGGGCCGGCAGCACCTCCGAGCCCAGCCGCAGCCGCAACG GAAACTCAAACTCCAGAGAGAAGGGAGTCAGAGACTTGAAGGCGATGAACGATAAAACTGGATCTCTGCTTTTGG ATGATGATGTTGAATATGACGATGACTTTAACAG TCATCGGTCGGATCTCTCCAAGAGCGAGCTGAGTATCGGGGAGGAGATCGAGGAGGTTTCCATCGAGGGACCGGACAACAGCGAGAAG tttgaTGAAAGCACCCAGGACCTGAGCGTCTCTCAGCTCAGTCAGAGTCACGGAGCCGACTACATGGAGGAGGTGGCCTGA
- the cep43 gene encoding centrosomal protein 43 isoform X5 produces MSAAEDDTELRDLLIQNLENNGVLNKLKAEMRAAVFLAMDEQDKVENKTPLVNENLKKCLSTREGHLVASLIIDFLQVFSLDFTLAVFQPEINSLNGLDSRDQVCRELGFSETEVNRNSPLLLELARRGRHKDKSAILSEQGDKPAHIPKELSPKQTADARKKFDSYDRDRSGSVGQQDLKSVFADLFPSFSKNMLERFISDELRAADKSFSKTVDFQEFLGLYQRLFAQCRSVVVQDSAELSHPPSRFTEEKIATSLASKIPRYKGHKQRGQEQRAAKGMELNRSDSSVNSLGKGDFPLGSRHSEASGDSRNSSTGLKRVLDLELEVEEDPDEGDSFFDDPLPKPQKTYGCTSPLGDKDTSVRTNSQKEKTEASGARESPAGSLSEPDVPRPGGAGSTSEPSRSRNGNSNSREKGVRDLKAMNDKTGSLLLDDDVEYDDDFNSHRSDLSKSELSIGEEIEEVSIEGPDNSEKFDESTQDLSVSQLSQSHGADYMEEVA; encoded by the exons atgtCTGCCGCGGAGGACGACACCGAGCTGCGGGATCTGCTGATCCAGAACCTGGAGAACAACGGAGTGCTGAACAAACTGAAG GCAGAGATGCGAGCTGCGGTGTTTCTGGCGATGGATGAGCAGGACAAGGTGGAG AACAAAACTCCGCTCGTCAATGAAAACCTGAAGAAATGCCTCAGTACCAGAGAAG GCCATCTGGTCGCCAGTCTGATCATCGACTTCCTGCAGGTCTTCAGTCTGGACTTCACGCTCGCCGTCTTCCAGCCGGAGATCAACTCA ctGAACGGTCTGGACAGCAGGGACCAGGTCTGCAGAGAGCTGGGCTTCTCCGAGACCGAGGTGAACAGgaactctcctctgctgctggagctggccAGGAGAGGAAGACACAAGGACAAGTCGGCCATCTTGAGCGAG CAGGGAGACAAGCCTGCACATATTCCCaag GAACTTTCCCCAAAACAGACCGCAGACGCCAGGAAGAAGTTTGATTCTTACGACAGG GACAGAAGCGGCTCGGTTGGACAACAAGACCTGAAATCTGTCTTCGCAGATCTGTTCCCCAGTTTTAGCAA GAACATGCTGGAGAGGTTCATCAGTGATGAGCTCAGAGCTGCAGACAaatccttcagtaaaa CGGTGGACTTCCAGGAGTTTCTGGGGTTGTATCAGCGTCTCTTCGCTCAGTGCAGAAGCGTG GTGGTTCAGGACTCTGCTGAGCTCAGCCATCCTCCCAGCCGCTTCACGGAGGAGAAGATCGCCACATCGCTCGCCAGTAAG ATCCCCAGGTATAAAGGCCATaagcagagaggacaggaaCAGAGAGCTGCCAAG GGCATGGAGTTGAACCGCAGCGACAGCAGTGTAAACTCTCTGGGTAAAGGAGACTTCCCGCTGGGATCCAGGCACAGCGAGGCATCTGGAGACAGCAGAAATTCGTCCACCGGCCTGAAGAGGGTGCTGGACctggagctggaggtggaggaagaccCGGACGAAGGAGATTCCTTCTTCGACGACCCCCTGCCCAAACCACAGAAGACCTACGGCTG TACTTCTCCCTTGGGAGACAAGGATACATCCGTGAGAACAAACAGTCAGAAAGA GAAGACGGAGGCGTCCGGGGCCAGAGAGAGTCCGGCAGGGTCCCTGTCAGAGCCGGACGTCCCGAGGCCCGGAGGGGCCGGCAGCACCTCCGAGCCCAGCCGCAGCCGCAACG GAAACTCAAACTCCAGAGAGAAGGGAGTCAGAGACTTGAAGGCGATGAACGATAAAACTGGATCTCTGCTTTTGG ATGATGATGTTGAATATGACGATGACTTTAACAG TCATCGGTCGGATCTCTCCAAGAGCGAGCTGAGTATCGGGGAGGAGATCGAGGAGGTTTCCATCGAGGGACCGGACAACAGCGAGAAG tttgaTGAAAGCACCCAGGACCTGAGCGTCTCTCAGCTCAGTCAGAGTCACGGAGCCGACTACATGGAGGAGGTGGCCTGA